A genome region from Manis pentadactyla isolate mManPen7 chromosome 5, mManPen7.hap1, whole genome shotgun sequence includes the following:
- the MFSD8 gene encoding major facilitator superfamily domain-containing protein 8 isoform X2: MFFSSVGFSIVIMSIWPYLQKIDHTADASFLGWVIASFSLGQMVASPIFGLWSNYRPRKEPLVVSIFISVAANCLYAYVHVPASHNKYYMLVARGLVGFGAGNVAVIRSYIAGATSLQERTSAMANTSACQALGFILGPVFQTCFALIGEKGVTWDTIKLQINMYTAPVLLGAFLGVLNIVLILTILREHRVDDSGRQCKNTNFEKASTEEVQVPQGYIDQVAVVATNVLFFVVLFIFALFETIVTPLTMDMYAWTREQAVLYDGIILAALGVEAVIVFMGIKLLSKKIGERAILLGGLIVVWVGFFILLPWGNQFPKIQWEALHNNSIPNTTFGEIIITLWKSPQDDHNEGPTGCPTEQAWCLYTPMVHLAQFLTSAVLIGIGYPSCNVISYTLYSKILGPKPQGVYMGWLTASGSAARILGPVFISQAYTSWGPRWAFSLVCGIVVLAIILLGAAYKRLVAFSVRHGRIQE; encoded by the exons ATGTTTTTCAGCAGTGTAG GATTTTCTATTGTGATAATGTCAATATGGCCATATCTCCAAAAG ATTGATCATACAGCTGATGCAAGTTTTTTGGGCTGGGTTATTGCTTCATTTAGTCTTGGCCAAATGGTAGCTTCACCTATATTTGGTTTGTGGTCTAACTATAGACCAAGAAAAGAACCTCTTGTTGTCTCCATCTTCATTTCGGTGGCAGCCAACTGCCTGTATGCATATGTCCACGTCCCAGCTTCTCATAATAAATACTACATGTTGGTTGCTCGTGGATTGGTGGGATTTGGAGCAg GAAACGTAGCAGTTATTAGATCATATATTGCTGGTGCCACTTCCCTTCAGGAAAGAACTAGTGCCATGGCAAACACAAGTGCATGTCAAGCATTAGGTTTTATTTTAGGTCCAG TTTTTCAGACTTGTTTTGCACTCATTGGAGAAAAGGGCGTGACATGGGATACTATTAAGCTGCAGATAAACATGTACACAGCACCAGTTTTACTTGGCGCCTTCCTGGGAGTTTTAAATATCGTTTTGATCCTTACTATATTAAG agAGCATCGTGTGGATGACTCAGGAAGGCAATGTAAAAATACCAATTTTGAGAAAG CAAGTACAGAAGAAGTTCAGGTTCCCCAAGGATATATCGATCAAGTTGCTGTTGTGGCCACCAATGTTCTGTTTTTTGTCGTTCTATTTATCTTTGCACTTTTTGAAAC catcGTTACTCCGTTAACAATGGATATGTATGCCTGGACTCGAGAGCAAGCCGTGTTATATGATGGAATAATACTGGCTGCTCTTGGAGTTGAAGCAGTTATTGTTTTCATGGGGATTAAATTACTTTCCAAAAA GATTGGTGAGCGTGCTATTCTCCTGGGAGGACTCATCGTTGTATGGGTTGGCTTCTTTATCTTGTTACCTTGGGGAAATCAATTCCCCAAAATACAGTGGGAAG CTTTGCATAATAATTCAATCCCTAATACCACATTTGGGGAAATTATTATTACTCTCTGGAAGTCTCCACAAGACGATCACAATGAAGGACCAACTGGTTGCCCAACTGAACAGGCCTGGTGTCTCTACACCCCCATGGTCCATCTGGCCCAGTTCCTCACATCAGCTGTGCTCATTGGAATAGGTTATCCATCCTGCAATGTTATTTCCTATACATTATATTCAAAAATTCTGGGACCAAAACCTCAG GGCGTGTACATGGGCTGGCTAACAGCTTCTGGAAGTGCAGCACGGATTCTTGGACCTGTGTTCATCAGCCAAGCGTATACTTCCTGGGGCCCACGATGGGCATTCAGCCTTGTGTGTGGCATAGTGGTGCTTGCCATCATACTCCTGGGAGCGGCTTACAAAAGACTGGTCGCTTTTTCTGTAAGGCATGGAAGAATTCAAGAGTGA
- the MFSD8 gene encoding major facilitator superfamily domain-containing protein 8 isoform X1, with protein sequence MASLGIDPEQEPLLGDRTSGSREWDVIETKEHYRSRWRSVRILYLTMFFSSVGFSIVIMSIWPYLQKIDHTADASFLGWVIASFSLGQMVASPIFGLWSNYRPRKEPLVVSIFISVAANCLYAYVHVPASHNKYYMLVARGLVGFGAGNVAVIRSYIAGATSLQERTSAMANTSACQALGFILGPVFQTCFALIGEKGVTWDTIKLQINMYTAPVLLGAFLGVLNIVLILTILREHRVDDSGRQCKNTNFEKASTEEVQVPQGYIDQVAVVATNVLFFVVLFIFALFETIVTPLTMDMYAWTREQAVLYDGIILAALGVEAVIVFMGIKLLSKKIGERAILLGGLIVVWVGFFILLPWGNQFPKIQWEALHNNSIPNTTFGEIIITLWKSPQDDHNEGPTGCPTEQAWCLYTPMVHLAQFLTSAVLIGIGYPSCNVISYTLYSKILGPKPQGVYMGWLTASGSAARILGPVFISQAYTSWGPRWAFSLVCGIVVLAIILLGAAYKRLVAFSVRHGRIQE encoded by the exons AGAATGGGATGTTATAGAAACCAAAGAGCATTATAGGAGCCGATGGAGATCTGTTAGAATTCTGTATCTTACTATGTTTTTCAGCAGTGTAG GATTTTCTATTGTGATAATGTCAATATGGCCATATCTCCAAAAG ATTGATCATACAGCTGATGCAAGTTTTTTGGGCTGGGTTATTGCTTCATTTAGTCTTGGCCAAATGGTAGCTTCACCTATATTTGGTTTGTGGTCTAACTATAGACCAAGAAAAGAACCTCTTGTTGTCTCCATCTTCATTTCGGTGGCAGCCAACTGCCTGTATGCATATGTCCACGTCCCAGCTTCTCATAATAAATACTACATGTTGGTTGCTCGTGGATTGGTGGGATTTGGAGCAg GAAACGTAGCAGTTATTAGATCATATATTGCTGGTGCCACTTCCCTTCAGGAAAGAACTAGTGCCATGGCAAACACAAGTGCATGTCAAGCATTAGGTTTTATTTTAGGTCCAG TTTTTCAGACTTGTTTTGCACTCATTGGAGAAAAGGGCGTGACATGGGATACTATTAAGCTGCAGATAAACATGTACACAGCACCAGTTTTACTTGGCGCCTTCCTGGGAGTTTTAAATATCGTTTTGATCCTTACTATATTAAG agAGCATCGTGTGGATGACTCAGGAAGGCAATGTAAAAATACCAATTTTGAGAAAG CAAGTACAGAAGAAGTTCAGGTTCCCCAAGGATATATCGATCAAGTTGCTGTTGTGGCCACCAATGTTCTGTTTTTTGTCGTTCTATTTATCTTTGCACTTTTTGAAAC catcGTTACTCCGTTAACAATGGATATGTATGCCTGGACTCGAGAGCAAGCCGTGTTATATGATGGAATAATACTGGCTGCTCTTGGAGTTGAAGCAGTTATTGTTTTCATGGGGATTAAATTACTTTCCAAAAA GATTGGTGAGCGTGCTATTCTCCTGGGAGGACTCATCGTTGTATGGGTTGGCTTCTTTATCTTGTTACCTTGGGGAAATCAATTCCCCAAAATACAGTGGGAAG CTTTGCATAATAATTCAATCCCTAATACCACATTTGGGGAAATTATTATTACTCTCTGGAAGTCTCCACAAGACGATCACAATGAAGGACCAACTGGTTGCCCAACTGAACAGGCCTGGTGTCTCTACACCCCCATGGTCCATCTGGCCCAGTTCCTCACATCAGCTGTGCTCATTGGAATAGGTTATCCATCCTGCAATGTTATTTCCTATACATTATATTCAAAAATTCTGGGACCAAAACCTCAG GGCGTGTACATGGGCTGGCTAACAGCTTCTGGAAGTGCAGCACGGATTCTTGGACCTGTGTTCATCAGCCAAGCGTATACTTCCTGGGGCCCACGATGGGCATTCAGCCTTGTGTGTGGCATAGTGGTGCTTGCCATCATACTCCTGGGAGCGGCTTACAAAAGACTGGTCGCTTTTTCTGTAAGGCATGGAAGAATTCAAGAGTGA